Proteins from a single region of Scylla paramamosain isolate STU-SP2022 chromosome 13, ASM3559412v1, whole genome shotgun sequence:
- the LOC135106382 gene encoding RING finger and transmembrane domain-containing protein 2-like isoform X3, with translation MAGHGRPIVATEEVTRSRRIALPLSLTSRLQTNTWRQVFTSLRPLVAQTRQRTLNTYARRLHHRQLSHQSRRGRSDEQSFQNHREDSVVWSGWPSLFSSPPPHQHIGTRTSAGGEAQSNNSQNVVIDIESGDSPVRNASSNIVDDTSLSEQFTNTLDAENISGPGGRRAREPPDHTSAPSAVEPLLPAGTSSVAAAVGENGSPDAANEEDNARNRSASESLTELLSQFPEVRSGLLVAWNYCIFLFILLAKAVFDHLTGLMVILALVVGFLWSNNIVKKAVSQQGRRPIKPLLALLVNLPAGVFLLYYSYRSEKLFYSALLIPPEHEGFGVLDLMWIVIVSDYVLKLATVLLKTVIALMPHSFMHYQNRGKYFLVVEMGSQLYRCLAPIQPWLSYLLDGYTGPPKVLGVFFSAAYMVCKGPDIVTKMKCFQGAIIKFINSVNYGCTPSKAQLEDAGGLCPICHDDFFSPTMLRCKHIFCEQCVVTWFDRERTCPMCRTQVADDPAWRDGSTTHFLQLY, from the exons ATGGCAGGCCACGGGAGACCTATTGTTGCCACCGAGGAGGTTACCCGATCCAGGAGAATAgcacttcctctttccctcacaagTCGCCTGCAGACCAACACTTGGCGACAGGTGTTCACATCCTTGAGACCCCTCGTCGCCCAGACTCGGCAGAGAACCCTCAATACTTATGCTCGCAG GCTTCACCATAGACAACTCAGTCATCagtcaagaagaggaaggtcaGATGAGCAGTCTTTCCAGAACCACAGGGAGGACTCTGTAGTGTGGTCAGGATGGCCGTCATTGTTCagctccccaccaccacaccagcacaTTGGTACACGGACCAGTGCAGGAGGGGAAGCACAGAGTAACAATAGCCAGAATGTTGTAATAGACATTGAGAGTGGTGATAGTCCTGTGAGGAATGCATCCAGTAATATTGTAGATGACACTTCACTTAGTGAACAGTTCACAAACACCCTGGATGCTGAGAACATTAGTGGCCCTGGAGGACGGAGAGCTAGAGAACCTCCTGATCACACCAGTGCCCCTTCGGCTGTCGAACCTTTGCTACCTGCTGGAACGTCAAGTGTTGCAGCAGCTGTAGGTGAAAATGGGAGTCCTGATGCTGCTAATGAAGAGGACAATGCTAGGAACAG GAGTGCCAGTGAATCGCTGACTGAGTTACTCAGTCAGTTCCCGGAGGTTCGCAGTGGTTTACTGGTTGCTTGGAATTACTGCATCTTCCTGTTTATACTTCTTGCCAAAGCAGTTTTTGATCATCTCACAG GCCTGATGGTCATCTTAGCTCTAGTCGTTGGATTCTTGTGGAGCAATAATATTGTGAAGAAGGCAGTGTCTCAGCAGGGAAGGCGGCCCATCAAGCCTCTCTTGGCACTACTGGTTAACTTACCTGCTGGAGTCTTTCTCTTGTACTATTCCTACAGGAGTGAAAAGTTGTTTTACAG TGCTCTCCTCATCCCTCCTGAACATGAGGGGTTTGGAGTGCTGGACCTCATGTGGATTGTGATTGTGTCAGACTACGTGTTGAAATTGGCTACTGTgctgctgaagacagtcattgcCCTCATGCCCCACTCCTTCATGCACTACCAAAATAGA GGCAAATACTTCCTGGTGGTTGAGATGGGCTCCCAGCTCTACCGATGTCTGGCCCCCATCCAGCCCTGGCTCTCCTACCTGCTGGATGGGTACACTGGCCCCCCTAAAGTCTTAGGAGTGTTCTTCTCAGCTGCATACATGGTCTGCAAGGGACCTGACATTGTAACAAAGATGAAGTGCTTCCAAGGAGCTATCATCAAGTTCATCAACAGTGTG AACTATGGCTGCACTCCTAGTAAGGCACAGCTTGAGGATGCTGGAGGCCTCTGCCCAATATGTCATGATGACTTCTTCTCACCAACAATGCTAAGATGTAAGCACATCTTCTGTGAGCAGTGTGTTGTCACCTGGTTTGACCGAGAACGGACGTGCCCTATGTGCAGAACTCAGGTGGCTGATGATCCTGCCTGGAGGGATGGCAGCACCACCCACTTCCTACAGCTGTATTAA
- the LOC135106382 gene encoding RING finger and transmembrane domain-containing protein 2-like isoform X1 — MTTHQRKVDMAGHGRPIVATEEVTRSRRIALPLSLTSRLQTNTWRQVFTSLRPLVAQTRQRTLNTYARRLHHRQLSHQSRRGRSDEQSFQNHREDSVVWSGWPSLFSSPPPHQHIGTRTSAGGEAQSNNSQNVVIDIESGDSPVRNASSNIVDDTSLSEQFTNTLDAENISGPGGRRAREPPDHTSAPSAVEPLLPAGTSSVAAAVGENGSPDAANEEDNARNRSASESLTELLSQFPEVRSGLLVAWNYCIFLFILLAKAVFDHLTGLMVILALVVGFLWSNNIVKKAVSQQGRRPIKPLLALLVNLPAGVFLLYYSYRSEKLFYSALLIPPEHEGFGVLDLMWIVIVSDYVLKLATVLLKTVIALMPHSFMHYQNRGKYFLVVEMGSQLYRCLAPIQPWLSYLLDGYTGPPKVLGVFFSAAYMVCKGPDIVTKMKCFQGAIIKFINSVNYGCTPSKAQLEDAGGLCPICHDDFFSPTMLRCKHIFCEQCVVTWFDRERTCPMCRTQVADDPAWRDGSTTHFLQLY; from the exons GGTGGACATGGCAGGCCACGGGAGACCTATTGTTGCCACCGAGGAGGTTACCCGATCCAGGAGAATAgcacttcctctttccctcacaagTCGCCTGCAGACCAACACTTGGCGACAGGTGTTCACATCCTTGAGACCCCTCGTCGCCCAGACTCGGCAGAGAACCCTCAATACTTATGCTCGCAG GCTTCACCATAGACAACTCAGTCATCagtcaagaagaggaaggtcaGATGAGCAGTCTTTCCAGAACCACAGGGAGGACTCTGTAGTGTGGTCAGGATGGCCGTCATTGTTCagctccccaccaccacaccagcacaTTGGTACACGGACCAGTGCAGGAGGGGAAGCACAGAGTAACAATAGCCAGAATGTTGTAATAGACATTGAGAGTGGTGATAGTCCTGTGAGGAATGCATCCAGTAATATTGTAGATGACACTTCACTTAGTGAACAGTTCACAAACACCCTGGATGCTGAGAACATTAGTGGCCCTGGAGGACGGAGAGCTAGAGAACCTCCTGATCACACCAGTGCCCCTTCGGCTGTCGAACCTTTGCTACCTGCTGGAACGTCAAGTGTTGCAGCAGCTGTAGGTGAAAATGGGAGTCCTGATGCTGCTAATGAAGAGGACAATGCTAGGAACAG GAGTGCCAGTGAATCGCTGACTGAGTTACTCAGTCAGTTCCCGGAGGTTCGCAGTGGTTTACTGGTTGCTTGGAATTACTGCATCTTCCTGTTTATACTTCTTGCCAAAGCAGTTTTTGATCATCTCACAG GCCTGATGGTCATCTTAGCTCTAGTCGTTGGATTCTTGTGGAGCAATAATATTGTGAAGAAGGCAGTGTCTCAGCAGGGAAGGCGGCCCATCAAGCCTCTCTTGGCACTACTGGTTAACTTACCTGCTGGAGTCTTTCTCTTGTACTATTCCTACAGGAGTGAAAAGTTGTTTTACAG TGCTCTCCTCATCCCTCCTGAACATGAGGGGTTTGGAGTGCTGGACCTCATGTGGATTGTGATTGTGTCAGACTACGTGTTGAAATTGGCTACTGTgctgctgaagacagtcattgcCCTCATGCCCCACTCCTTCATGCACTACCAAAATAGA GGCAAATACTTCCTGGTGGTTGAGATGGGCTCCCAGCTCTACCGATGTCTGGCCCCCATCCAGCCCTGGCTCTCCTACCTGCTGGATGGGTACACTGGCCCCCCTAAAGTCTTAGGAGTGTTCTTCTCAGCTGCATACATGGTCTGCAAGGGACCTGACATTGTAACAAAGATGAAGTGCTTCCAAGGAGCTATCATCAAGTTCATCAACAGTGTG AACTATGGCTGCACTCCTAGTAAGGCACAGCTTGAGGATGCTGGAGGCCTCTGCCCAATATGTCATGATGACTTCTTCTCACCAACAATGCTAAGATGTAAGCACATCTTCTGTGAGCAGTGTGTTGTCACCTGGTTTGACCGAGAACGGACGTGCCCTATGTGCAGAACTCAGGTGGCTGATGATCCTGCCTGGAGGGATGGCAGCACCACCCACTTCCTACAGCTGTATTAA
- the LOC135106382 gene encoding RING finger and transmembrane domain-containing protein 2-like isoform X2 has product MPVGVDMAGHGRPIVATEEVTRSRRIALPLSLTSRLQTNTWRQVFTSLRPLVAQTRQRTLNTYARRLHHRQLSHQSRRGRSDEQSFQNHREDSVVWSGWPSLFSSPPPHQHIGTRTSAGGEAQSNNSQNVVIDIESGDSPVRNASSNIVDDTSLSEQFTNTLDAENISGPGGRRAREPPDHTSAPSAVEPLLPAGTSSVAAAVGENGSPDAANEEDNARNRSASESLTELLSQFPEVRSGLLVAWNYCIFLFILLAKAVFDHLTGLMVILALVVGFLWSNNIVKKAVSQQGRRPIKPLLALLVNLPAGVFLLYYSYRSEKLFYSALLIPPEHEGFGVLDLMWIVIVSDYVLKLATVLLKTVIALMPHSFMHYQNRGKYFLVVEMGSQLYRCLAPIQPWLSYLLDGYTGPPKVLGVFFSAAYMVCKGPDIVTKMKCFQGAIIKFINSVNYGCTPSKAQLEDAGGLCPICHDDFFSPTMLRCKHIFCEQCVVTWFDRERTCPMCRTQVADDPAWRDGSTTHFLQLY; this is encoded by the exons GGTGGACATGGCAGGCCACGGGAGACCTATTGTTGCCACCGAGGAGGTTACCCGATCCAGGAGAATAgcacttcctctttccctcacaagTCGCCTGCAGACCAACACTTGGCGACAGGTGTTCACATCCTTGAGACCCCTCGTCGCCCAGACTCGGCAGAGAACCCTCAATACTTATGCTCGCAG GCTTCACCATAGACAACTCAGTCATCagtcaagaagaggaaggtcaGATGAGCAGTCTTTCCAGAACCACAGGGAGGACTCTGTAGTGTGGTCAGGATGGCCGTCATTGTTCagctccccaccaccacaccagcacaTTGGTACACGGACCAGTGCAGGAGGGGAAGCACAGAGTAACAATAGCCAGAATGTTGTAATAGACATTGAGAGTGGTGATAGTCCTGTGAGGAATGCATCCAGTAATATTGTAGATGACACTTCACTTAGTGAACAGTTCACAAACACCCTGGATGCTGAGAACATTAGTGGCCCTGGAGGACGGAGAGCTAGAGAACCTCCTGATCACACCAGTGCCCCTTCGGCTGTCGAACCTTTGCTACCTGCTGGAACGTCAAGTGTTGCAGCAGCTGTAGGTGAAAATGGGAGTCCTGATGCTGCTAATGAAGAGGACAATGCTAGGAACAG GAGTGCCAGTGAATCGCTGACTGAGTTACTCAGTCAGTTCCCGGAGGTTCGCAGTGGTTTACTGGTTGCTTGGAATTACTGCATCTTCCTGTTTATACTTCTTGCCAAAGCAGTTTTTGATCATCTCACAG GCCTGATGGTCATCTTAGCTCTAGTCGTTGGATTCTTGTGGAGCAATAATATTGTGAAGAAGGCAGTGTCTCAGCAGGGAAGGCGGCCCATCAAGCCTCTCTTGGCACTACTGGTTAACTTACCTGCTGGAGTCTTTCTCTTGTACTATTCCTACAGGAGTGAAAAGTTGTTTTACAG TGCTCTCCTCATCCCTCCTGAACATGAGGGGTTTGGAGTGCTGGACCTCATGTGGATTGTGATTGTGTCAGACTACGTGTTGAAATTGGCTACTGTgctgctgaagacagtcattgcCCTCATGCCCCACTCCTTCATGCACTACCAAAATAGA GGCAAATACTTCCTGGTGGTTGAGATGGGCTCCCAGCTCTACCGATGTCTGGCCCCCATCCAGCCCTGGCTCTCCTACCTGCTGGATGGGTACACTGGCCCCCCTAAAGTCTTAGGAGTGTTCTTCTCAGCTGCATACATGGTCTGCAAGGGACCTGACATTGTAACAAAGATGAAGTGCTTCCAAGGAGCTATCATCAAGTTCATCAACAGTGTG AACTATGGCTGCACTCCTAGTAAGGCACAGCTTGAGGATGCTGGAGGCCTCTGCCCAATATGTCATGATGACTTCTTCTCACCAACAATGCTAAGATGTAAGCACATCTTCTGTGAGCAGTGTGTTGTCACCTGGTTTGACCGAGAACGGACGTGCCCTATGTGCAGAACTCAGGTGGCTGATGATCCTGCCTGGAGGGATGGCAGCACCACCCACTTCCTACAGCTGTATTAA